Proteins from a genomic interval of Rhodopseudomonas julia:
- the trpE gene encoding anthranilate synthase component I — translation MQVEPAFGAFEQLYGEGKAQLLYTRLVADLETPVSAFLKLAAGRANSFLLESVEGGAVRGRYSMIGLQPDLIFRAEGSQAAIARAPDLEDFVPLDEPPLQALRTLLAESRVDVPEGLPSMGAGVFGYLGYDMVRQMERLPNVPPDSLNLPDAVLMRPQAVVVFDAVKDELTVVTPVRPTQGVAARAAYETAVNLLTEIVDALDRPLERGVETADVPLASETTSNTTPEAYKEKVRRAKEYIAAGDIFQVVLSQRFETAFPLPAFSLYRALRRVNPAPFLYFLDFGGFSIVGSSPEILVRARAGKVTIRPIAGTRPRGATSAEDKRLGEELLADPKELAEHLMLLDLGRNDVGRVAEIGSVHVTDKFFLEHYSQVMHIVSNVEGDLRKDCDAIDALAGGFPAGTVSGAPKIRAMQIIDELEESKRGPYAGCVGYFTADGDMDTCIVLRTAVVKDDTIYVQAGAGIVADSDPDSEQAECVNKAKALFRAAEEARRFANQAGRGQ, via the coding sequence ATGCAAGTCGAGCCAGCCTTCGGCGCCTTCGAGCAGCTTTACGGCGAGGGCAAAGCGCAACTGCTTTACACTCGTTTGGTCGCCGATCTTGAGACACCCGTCTCCGCATTTCTGAAGCTCGCCGCCGGGCGCGCCAATTCCTTCCTCCTGGAATCGGTTGAAGGCGGTGCCGTACGGGGGCGCTATTCGATGATCGGCCTTCAGCCCGACCTCATCTTCCGGGCGGAGGGAAGCCAGGCCGCGATCGCACGCGCGCCCGATCTTGAGGACTTTGTGCCACTCGACGAGCCGCCCCTTCAGGCGCTGCGTACGCTCCTTGCCGAAAGCCGGGTCGATGTGCCGGAAGGTCTGCCTTCGATGGGCGCCGGTGTCTTCGGCTATCTCGGCTATGACATGGTCCGTCAGATGGAGCGTTTGCCGAACGTTCCACCGGACAGTCTGAACCTGCCAGATGCCGTTTTGATGCGTCCCCAGGCCGTCGTCGTCTTCGATGCGGTCAAGGACGAGCTCACCGTCGTCACGCCCGTCAGGCCGACCCAAGGCGTCGCGGCGCGCGCGGCGTATGAGACGGCCGTCAACCTGCTTACGGAGATCGTCGACGCGCTCGATCGACCGCTGGAGCGCGGCGTCGAAACTGCCGACGTGCCGCTCGCGTCAGAGACAACCTCAAACACCACGCCAGAAGCGTACAAGGAGAAGGTTCGCCGCGCGAAGGAATACATCGCCGCCGGAGACATTTTTCAGGTGGTGCTGTCGCAGCGTTTCGAAACGGCCTTCCCGCTTCCAGCCTTCTCGCTCTACCGCGCGCTGCGGCGGGTCAATCCGGCACCATTTCTGTATTTTCTTGATTTCGGCGGCTTCTCCATCGTCGGCTCAAGCCCTGAAATCCTGGTGCGGGCGCGCGCCGGCAAGGTCACCATCCGGCCGATCGCCGGTACCCGTCCGCGCGGCGCCACTTCGGCGGAGGATAAGCGCCTCGGCGAAGAGCTTCTGGCAGACCCGAAAGAACTTGCGGAGCATCTCATGCTCCTCGATCTCGGCCGCAACGATGTCGGGCGGGTCGCCGAGATCGGTTCGGTGCACGTGACCGACAAGTTCTTCCTCGAGCATTACAGCCAGGTGATGCACATCGTCTCCAACGTGGAAGGTGACCTGCGCAAAGATTGCGACGCAATCGATGCGCTCGCGGGCGGGTTTCCGGCTGGCACCGTTTCAGGAGCACCAAAGATTCGGGCGATGCAGATCATCGACGAATTGGAAGAATCGAAGCGCGGCCCTTACGCCGGCTGCGTTGGCTATTTCACCGCCGACGGCGACATGGATACCTGCATCGTCTTGAGAACCGCGGTCGTCAAAGACGACACCATCTATGTTCAGGCCGGGGCCGGGATCGTCGCCGATTCCGACCCGGATTCAGAACAGGCGGAATGCGTGAACAAGGCGAAAGCGCTGTTTCGGGCCGCCGAAGAAGCGCGCCGCTTCGCCAATCAGGCCGGGCGCGGGCAATAG
- the eno gene encoding phosphopyruvate hydratase → MTAIIDIIGREILDSRGNPTVEVDVLLEDGSTGRAAVPSGASTGIHEAHELRDGDKSRYGGKGVLKAVEAVNSEIFQAIGGREAEEQIAIDRAMIELDGTENKGRLGANAILGVSLAVAKAAAAARGLPLYRYVGGVAARTLPVPMMNIVNGGAHADNPIDFQEFMIMPVGADTFADALRMGSEIFHRLKASLHDAGHNTNVGDEGGFAPGLASTDEALGFVVKAIEAAGYKPGEDVYLALDPASSEFFKDGKYVLEGEGRTLSPAEMVDYYADLVARYPIVSIEDGMAEDDWDGWKIMTDKLGDKCQLVGDDLFVTNVKRLKRGIDDGIANSILVKVNQIGSLTETMETVEMAHFAGYTAVMSHRSGETEDATIADLAVGTNCGRIKTGSLARADRTSKYNQLLRIEQDLGASAHYAGRAVLKK, encoded by the coding sequence ATGACTGCGATCATAGACATTATCGGCCGCGAGATTCTCGATAGTCGTGGCAACCCGACCGTAGAGGTCGACGTGCTTCTCGAAGACGGTTCTACGGGACGCGCCGCGGTGCCATCTGGAGCTTCGACCGGCATACACGAGGCCCACGAGCTGCGCGACGGCGACAAGTCACGTTACGGCGGCAAAGGTGTGCTGAAGGCCGTCGAGGCGGTCAACAGCGAGATTTTTCAGGCGATCGGCGGCCGCGAGGCCGAGGAGCAGATCGCCATCGACCGTGCCATGATCGAGCTCGACGGGACGGAGAACAAGGGCCGTCTCGGCGCCAATGCGATCCTTGGTGTCTCTCTCGCAGTTGCCAAGGCGGCTGCCGCTGCCCGTGGTCTGCCGCTTTACCGCTATGTCGGCGGGGTTGCGGCCCGCACACTGCCGGTTCCGATGATGAACATCGTCAACGGTGGCGCGCATGCCGACAACCCGATCGATTTCCAGGAATTCATGATCATGCCGGTTGGCGCCGACACCTTTGCCGACGCGCTGCGCATGGGCTCCGAGATCTTTCACCGCTTGAAAGCCTCCCTCCACGATGCCGGTCACAACACCAATGTTGGCGACGAGGGTGGTTTCGCGCCAGGGCTCGCGTCCACGGATGAAGCGCTGGGTTTCGTCGTGAAGGCGATCGAGGCGGCCGGCTACAAGCCGGGTGAAGATGTCTACCTGGCGCTCGATCCGGCATCATCCGAGTTCTTCAAGGACGGAAAATATGTGCTGGAAGGCGAGGGGCGGACGCTCTCGCCGGCAGAGATGGTCGACTATTATGCCGATCTTGTCGCTCGCTACCCGATTGTCTCGATCGAAGATGGAATGGCCGAGGACGATTGGGATGGCTGGAAGATCATGACCGACAAGCTGGGCGACAAATGCCAGCTCGTTGGTGACGACCTCTTCGTGACCAACGTCAAGCGCCTGAAGCGCGGTATCGACGATGGCATCGCCAATTCGATCCTCGTCAAAGTCAACCAGATCGGCTCGCTGACGGAGACGATGGAGACGGTCGAGATGGCGCATTTCGCCGGCTACACCGCCGTCATGTCGCATCGTTCCGGTGAGACGGAAGACGCGACGATCGCCGATCTTGCCGTTGGCACCAATTGCGGACGCATCAAGACCGGTTCGCTGGCACGCGCCGATCGGACCTCGAAGTACAATCAGCTTCTGAGGATCGAACAGGATCTCGGCGCTTCAGCGCATTATGCCGGCCGCGCGGTTCTGAAGAAGTGA
- a CDS encoding anthranilate synthase component II produces the protein MLIVIDNYDSFTWNLVHYLGELGAETKVLRNDEWSTEDVLAAKPEGIILSPGPCTPNEAGISLDLIKKANGQMPIFGVCLGHQAIGQAYGGDVVRAPSLMHGKLSLIEHEGAGVFHGINGPFQATRYHSLTILPESMPESLEVTAHTADGVIMGVQHRSHPVYGVQFHPESIASEHGHRILDNFLKLAASFRQTTGAADASPKVLS, from the coding sequence ATGCTCATCGTCATCGACAACTACGATTCTTTCACCTGGAATCTCGTGCATTACCTTGGCGAACTCGGCGCCGAGACGAAGGTTCTGCGCAATGACGAATGGTCGACGGAAGATGTGCTCGCCGCAAAGCCCGAAGGCATCATTCTGTCTCCTGGCCCGTGCACACCGAATGAAGCCGGCATTTCGCTCGACTTGATCAAGAAGGCGAACGGCCAGATGCCGATCTTCGGCGTGTGCCTTGGCCATCAAGCCATCGGTCAGGCCTATGGCGGCGACGTCGTGCGCGCGCCGTCCCTCATGCATGGCAAGCTCTCCCTCATCGAACATGAGGGCGCGGGCGTGTTCCACGGCATCAACGGACCTTTCCAGGCAACCCGCTATCACTCTCTCACCATCTTGCCGGAAAGTATGCCGGAAAGCCTTGAGGTGACAGCTCACACGGCCGATGGCGTGATCATGGGCGTGCAGCACCGGTCTCATCCGGTCTACGGGGTGCAGTTTCATCCCGAGAGCATCGCCTCCGAACACGGTCATCGCATCCTGGACAATTTCCTGAAACTCGCCGCAAGCTTCCGTCAGACGACGGGCGCGGCAGATGCCAGCCCCAAGGTGCTCTCATGA
- a CDS encoding VOC family protein, whose amino-acid sequence MRPIDHLVLPVAALASARERLSKLGFQVSPDARHPFGTGNARVFFKNRTYLEPIATLDQAVVDKGIAEGLVFLDRIEKASARAPEGFAMLALKGDDAEEALDAYRQKGFGVGDLFSFVGKARNDAGEETEYGVRLAFAADPKAPEAAIFVCQPVGMSVNTGTHYCDHPNGAEGVVAVAAVAKNPADFHVFLSAATGQRELRATSFLVEADLGSKKLLLMTPAGFENRYGVAAPDPGDGFVFAAFEVLVDNVEKTRQFAPDGMRHAERLVVPPAPGLGTVLAFVEHQ is encoded by the coding sequence ATGCGTCCGATCGATCACCTCGTCTTGCCGGTTGCGGCGCTCGCTTCGGCGCGCGAGCGTCTGAGCAAGCTCGGCTTCCAGGTTTCGCCGGACGCACGGCATCCGTTCGGCACGGGCAATGCGCGCGTGTTCTTCAAAAACCGCACCTATCTGGAGCCAATCGCGACGCTCGATCAAGCCGTGGTCGACAAGGGGATCGCAGAAGGGCTGGTCTTCCTCGACAGGATCGAGAAGGCGAGCGCTCGTGCCCCGGAAGGCTTCGCGATGCTCGCCTTGAAGGGCGACGATGCGGAGGAAGCTCTGGACGCCTACCGGCAGAAGGGCTTTGGCGTCGGGGATCTCTTTTCGTTCGTCGGCAAGGCGCGCAACGATGCCGGCGAAGAAACCGAATATGGGGTGCGCCTTGCTTTTGCGGCCGACCCGAAAGCGCCGGAGGCTGCGATCTTCGTCTGTCAGCCTGTCGGCATGAGCGTGAATACCGGCACGCACTATTGCGACCATCCGAACGGAGCGGAAGGTGTCGTCGCCGTTGCGGCGGTCGCAAAGAATCCGGCCGACTTCCATGTCTTTCTGTCGGCGGCGACCGGCCAGCGTGAGCTGCGGGCGACCTCTTTCCTCGTCGAGGCCGATCTTGGCAGCAAGAAGCTGCTGCTGATGACGCCGGCAGGCTTTGAGAACCGTTATGGCGTTGCCGCTCCCGATCCAGGCGATGGCTTTGTCTTTGCGGCCTTCGAGGTCCTGGTCGACAATGTTGAGAAGACGCGCCAGTTTGCGCCAGACGGGATGCGCCATGCAGAGCGGCTGGTCGTGCCGCCGGCGCCAGGTCTCGGAACCGTCCTTGCTTTCGTGGAACACCAATGA
- the kdsA gene encoding 3-deoxy-8-phosphooctulonate synthase, which translates to MNEIAQPSVPNAVVEAGSVSFGNHLPFSLIAGPCQMESRDHAFDMAGALKEMTQRLGIGLVYKTSFDKANRTSLSGRRGVGLEAALPVFSDIRKELGLPVLTDVHERGQCAEVAEVVDILQIPAFLCRQTDLLIAAAETGRVVNVKKGQFLAPWDMKNVVAKVTASGNPNVLLTERGVSFGYNTLVSDMRSLPQMAETGAPIIFDATHSVQQPGGQGGSSGGDRRFVPVLARAAIAVGVAGLFVETHQDPDNAPSDGPNMVPLSEMEAMLKQLMALDAVVKASAGGR; encoded by the coding sequence ATGAACGAGATTGCGCAGCCATCAGTCCCCAATGCGGTCGTTGAAGCCGGCAGCGTCAGCTTCGGCAATCACCTGCCGTTTTCGCTCATCGCGGGCCCCTGTCAGATGGAGAGTCGCGATCACGCCTTCGATATGGCGGGCGCACTCAAAGAGATGACGCAAAGGCTCGGTATCGGCCTCGTTTACAAAACGAGCTTCGACAAGGCGAACCGCACGAGTCTCTCCGGACGTCGCGGCGTCGGGCTTGAGGCGGCGTTGCCCGTCTTCTCCGATATTCGCAAGGAGCTCGGCCTGCCGGTTCTGACCGATGTGCATGAGCGCGGCCAATGCGCGGAGGTGGCCGAAGTCGTCGACATTCTCCAGATCCCGGCTTTCCTGTGCCGGCAGACGGATCTTCTCATCGCCGCCGCAGAGACGGGCCGGGTGGTGAACGTGAAGAAGGGCCAGTTTCTGGCGCCCTGGGACATGAAGAACGTCGTCGCCAAGGTCACGGCGAGTGGCAATCCCAACGTCCTTTTGACCGAGCGCGGCGTTTCTTTCGGCTACAACACGCTGGTGTCCGACATGCGGTCTCTGCCGCAGATGGCGGAGACCGGTGCTCCGATCATTTTCGATGCGACGCATTCAGTGCAGCAGCCAGGCGGGCAGGGCGGTTCCTCTGGGGGCGATCGTCGGTTCGTGCCGGTGCTCGCTCGCGCAGCGATTGCGGTGGGCGTCGCGGGCCTTTTCGTCGAAACGCACCAGGATCCTGACAACGCGCCCTCGGACGGGCCGAACATGGTACCGCTGTCTGAGATGGAAGCGATGCTCAAACAGCTGATGGCGCTCGACGCGGTGGTGAAGGCCTCAGCGGGCGGCCGATAA
- a CDS encoding CTP synthase → MARYIFITGGVVSSLGKGLASAALGALLQARGYKVRLRKLDPYLNVDPGTMSPYQHGEVFVTDDGAETDLDLGHYERFTGRSANQQDNITTGRIYQEIIAKERRGDYLGATVQVIPHVTDAIKEFVLDGNEDYDFVLCEIGGTVGDIEGLPFFEAIRQLGNELPRGQAIFIHLTLMPFIPAAGELKTKPTQHSVKELRSIGIQPDILLVRCDRPIPAAERRKLALFCNVRESAVITAEDVGSIYDVPLVYHREGLDAEVLAAFGIDYARGMEITRWQDISDTIHNPEGEVTIAIVGKYTGLKDAYKSLSEALFHGGIANKVKVNLEWIESEIFEKEDPAPWLERVNGILVPGGFGERGAEGKIAAATFARTRKVPYFGICFGMQMAVIEAARNMAGLENANSSEFGATDEPVVGLMTEWLKGNQLEKRAEQGDLGGTMRLGAYPASLSEGSRIASIYGRRNISERHRHRYEVNIEYRKRLEEAGLTFAGMSPDGLLPETVELAEHPWFIGVQYHPELKSRPFEPHPLFASFIAAAVEQSRLV, encoded by the coding sequence ATGGCGCGGTACATCTTCATCACCGGCGGCGTGGTCTCTTCCCTCGGCAAAGGTCTTGCATCCGCAGCGCTCGGCGCGCTGCTGCAGGCCCGTGGCTATAAGGTCCGCCTCCGCAAACTCGACCCGTATCTGAATGTGGATCCGGGTACGATGAGCCCCTATCAGCACGGCGAGGTCTTCGTGACCGACGACGGCGCTGAGACCGATCTCGATCTTGGCCATTACGAGCGTTTCACCGGTCGCTCGGCCAATCAGCAGGACAACATCACGACCGGGCGGATTTATCAGGAAATCATCGCCAAGGAGCGGCGCGGCGACTATCTCGGCGCCACCGTTCAGGTGATCCCGCACGTGACGGATGCCATCAAGGAATTCGTCCTCGACGGCAACGAAGACTATGACTTCGTTCTGTGCGAGATCGGCGGCACGGTCGGCGACATCGAAGGCCTGCCGTTCTTCGAGGCGATCCGTCAGCTCGGCAACGAGCTGCCGCGTGGCCAGGCGATCTTCATCCATTTGACGCTGATGCCGTTTATTCCTGCGGCCGGCGAATTGAAGACGAAGCCGACGCAGCATTCCGTGAAGGAGCTGCGCTCGATTGGTATTCAGCCCGATATCCTTCTGGTGCGCTGCGACCGCCCGATCCCGGCAGCAGAGCGGCGCAAGCTGGCGCTTTTCTGCAATGTGCGTGAGAGCGCCGTGATCACCGCGGAAGATGTCGGCTCCATTTACGATGTGCCGCTCGTCTACCATCGCGAAGGGCTGGACGCCGAGGTGCTGGCCGCCTTCGGCATCGACTATGCCCGCGGCATGGAGATCACGCGCTGGCAGGACATCTCCGACACCATCCACAATCCGGAAGGCGAGGTGACGATCGCCATCGTCGGCAAATACACCGGCTTGAAGGACGCCTACAAATCGCTGAGCGAGGCGTTGTTCCACGGCGGCATCGCCAACAAGGTGAAGGTCAATCTCGAATGGATCGAGAGCGAGATCTTCGAGAAGGAAGATCCCGCCCCCTGGCTCGAGCGCGTCAACGGCATTCTCGTGCCCGGCGGCTTCGGTGAGCGTGGAGCGGAGGGCAAGATCGCTGCGGCGACCTTCGCACGCACCCGCAAGGTGCCTTATTTCGGCATCTGCTTCGGCATGCAGATGGCGGTGATCGAAGCGGCCAGGAATATGGCTGGCCTCGAGAACGCCAATTCGTCGGAGTTCGGAGCCACCGACGAACCGGTCGTTGGCCTGATGACGGAATGGCTGAAGGGCAATCAGCTGGAGAAGCGGGCAGAGCAGGGCGATCTCGGTGGCACGATGCGACTTGGTGCCTATCCGGCCTCTTTGTCCGAGGGCAGTCGCATTGCGTCGATCTACGGTCGCAGAAACATCTCCGAACGCCATCGCCACCGCTACGAGGTCAACATCGAGTACCGCAAGCGGTTGGAGGAGGCGGGGCTCACCTTCGCCGGCATGTCGCCCGATGGGCTGCTGCCGGAGACGGTGGAGCTTGCCGAGCATCCCTGGTTCATCGGCGTGCAGTACCATCCTGAGCTGAAATCGCGGCCGTTCGAGCCGCATCCGCTCTTTGCGTCCTTCATCGCCGCGGCCGTGGAGCAGAGCCGGCTGGTTTGA
- the tpiA gene encoding triose-phosphate isomerase — MMKWVIGNWKMNGLSESLHEARSIGDGVGGWTGKVVSMICPPATLIARMTMHCAGTPLEFGGQDCHAKASGAHTGDIAAEMLSDAGARAVILGHSERRTDHGETNEEVRAKVDAAWRAALTPIVCVGEVEAERDAGRAEVVVEEQLAASLPDALPTQENEDLIVAYEPVWAIGTGRVPTEADIGAMHGQIRARLVKRYGEAGRRVPILYGGSMKPDNARAIMSIADVDGGLVGGASLKAESFLAIAKAAAAAEAA; from the coding sequence ATGATGAAATGGGTGATCGGCAATTGGAAAATGAACGGCCTTTCGGAGAGCCTTCATGAGGCCCGTTCGATCGGAGACGGCGTCGGCGGCTGGACCGGCAAAGTCGTTTCCATGATCTGCCCGCCCGCGACTCTGATCGCACGTATGACCATGCATTGCGCTGGCACGCCGCTGGAATTCGGCGGGCAGGACTGCCATGCGAAAGCATCAGGGGCTCATACCGGGGATATCGCAGCCGAAATGCTGAGTGACGCGGGTGCGCGCGCAGTGATTCTCGGACATTCGGAACGCCGCACGGACCATGGTGAGACCAACGAAGAGGTGCGGGCGAAGGTCGATGCCGCATGGCGCGCCGCTCTGACGCCGATCGTCTGCGTCGGCGAGGTCGAAGCGGAGCGGGATGCGGGCCGTGCAGAGGTCGTGGTGGAAGAGCAGCTCGCCGCTTCCTTGCCTGATGCTCTGCCGACCCAGGAGAATGAAGACCTGATCGTCGCCTATGAGCCGGTCTGGGCGATCGGCACCGGCCGTGTGCCGACGGAGGCCGATATCGGCGCCATGCACGGCCAGATTCGCGCGCGTCTGGTGAAGCGCTACGGCGAGGCGGGGCGGCGTGTTCCCATTCTCTATGGTGGCTCGATGAAGCCGGACAACGCCAGAGCCATTATGTCCATTGCCGACGTCGATGGTGGTCTCGTCGGCGGTGCGAGCCTCAAGGCAGAGAGCTTCCTGGCGATCGCCAAAGCGGCTGCGGCAGCAGAAGCGGCCTAA
- a CDS encoding peptidylprolyl isomerase: MRQATSGWMAKLLLGLLVVSFGIWGVANQFSGYGRGTLASVGDEEVTAVQFDRALRQRMQQFSQQMNQVMTMEQARNIGLPQQVLSQLVSEAALDDQASQYNLGVSDDKLAQEIASDPTFQGIGGRFDRQRFRALLANAGLREEDYIADMRERMVRRQIASAIAGDVSAPKPMLDAFYRYQNEARTISYVTVDTSAIEPVGEPDDATLQSFFEDNQSQFRAPEYRSLGVIALEPAAIADPASISEDDVRQEYASQSQRFSTPERRSVIQVRFNDPEDAKKAADEISSGKTLEEVATERNLTAVDLGLKAKAEIVDQSVADAAFSADEGATVPVLDARLGPAIIKVVKVEEGSTQPFSAVEPELRKEMAERQSSNEVLSLYDQIEDERAGGATLQEVAQKLNLPYQKIEAVAADGTGPDGNEVSVPGGRDLIADAFQSDVGLENDPIHVGTNTFYFYDVTETTPARDRTLDEVKPDVVAAWQADQRAERIRDRANALFDRLKNGTPISEIASEIGKDVQSAEGVTRTASQQPDSPLSPNAVAQAFAGPQNHVANAEGKDPQNRVLLHVDSVTVPAYFEEAAGATQLRESLGQAIAGDLLQAYNAHLIDERSISVNQAIYGQIVGESQQ, translated from the coding sequence ATGCGTCAAGCGACAAGCGGCTGGATGGCCAAGCTGCTCCTGGGGCTGCTGGTGGTCAGCTTCGGTATCTGGGGCGTGGCAAACCAGTTCAGCGGCTATGGCCGCGGCACGCTTGCCTCTGTCGGCGACGAAGAAGTGACGGCGGTCCAGTTCGACCGCGCGCTGCGCCAGCGCATGCAGCAATTCTCGCAGCAGATGAATCAGGTGATGACCATGGAGCAGGCCCGCAATATCGGCCTGCCCCAACAGGTTCTCTCGCAACTCGTCTCCGAAGCGGCGCTCGACGACCAAGCCTCGCAATATAATCTCGGTGTCTCCGACGATAAGCTTGCTCAGGAGATCGCCTCGGATCCGACGTTCCAGGGCATTGGCGGGCGCTTCGACCGGCAGCGTTTCCGCGCCCTCCTCGCCAATGCGGGACTGCGCGAGGAAGACTATATCGCCGATATGCGCGAACGGATGGTGCGCCGTCAGATCGCCTCCGCTATAGCCGGCGATGTCAGCGCGCCGAAGCCCATGCTCGATGCCTTCTATCGGTATCAGAACGAGGCGCGGACGATCTCTTATGTGACCGTCGACACCAGTGCGATCGAACCGGTCGGCGAGCCAGATGACGCGACGCTTCAGTCCTTCTTTGAGGACAATCAGTCGCAATTTCGGGCGCCGGAATACCGGTCTCTCGGCGTCATCGCGCTCGAGCCGGCCGCCATCGCGGATCCGGCCTCCATTTCGGAAGACGACGTCAGGCAGGAATACGCAAGCCAGTCGCAGCGTTTCTCGACGCCCGAGCGGCGCAGCGTGATCCAAGTGCGGTTCAACGACCCCGAGGATGCCAAGAAGGCAGCCGACGAAATCTCCTCAGGAAAGACGCTTGAAGAGGTCGCGACAGAGAGAAATCTCACTGCGGTCGACCTTGGCCTCAAAGCAAAGGCCGAGATCGTCGACCAGAGCGTCGCCGACGCCGCCTTTTCCGCCGACGAAGGGGCAACGGTGCCGGTCCTGGACGCCCGCCTCGGTCCGGCAATCATCAAGGTCGTGAAGGTCGAAGAAGGCTCCACACAACCGTTCTCGGCGGTCGAGCCCGAACTGCGCAAAGAGATGGCCGAGCGCCAAAGCTCCAACGAGGTTCTTTCGCTTTACGACCAAATCGAGGACGAACGCGCCGGTGGCGCAACGCTCCAGGAAGTCGCCCAGAAGCTCAACCTTCCCTACCAGAAGATCGAGGCGGTTGCCGCGGATGGGACCGGGCCGGACGGAAACGAAGTCTCCGTGCCGGGCGGCCGGGATTTGATCGCGGACGCCTTTCAAAGCGATGTCGGGCTCGAAAACGACCCGATCCACGTCGGCACGAACACGTTCTATTTCTACGACGTGACCGAAACCACACCAGCTCGCGACCGCACACTCGATGAGGTCAAGCCGGACGTCGTCGCCGCATGGCAGGCCGATCAGCGTGCCGAGCGGATCCGCGACCGCGCCAATGCCCTGTTCGATCGCCTCAAGAACGGGACGCCAATTTCCGAGATCGCCTCCGAAATCGGGAAAGACGTGCAAAGCGCCGAGGGTGTGACGCGAACTGCCTCGCAGCAGCCCGACAGCCCCCTCAGCCCGAATGCCGTCGCACAAGCCTTCGCCGGTCCGCAGAATCACGTGGCCAATGCAGAAGGCAAAGATCCCCAGAACCGGGTCCTCCTGCACGTCGACAGCGTGACGGTGCCTGCTTATTTCGAGGAAGCGGCGGGGGCGACGCAATTGCGGGAGAGCCTTGGGCAAGCCATCGCGGGCGACCTGTTGCAGGCCTATAATGCCCATCTCATCGATGAGCGATCGATCTCCGTCAATCAGGCGATCTACGGGCAGATCGTCGGAGAAAGCCAGCAATAA
- the secG gene encoding preprotein translocase subunit SecG, whose product MTTVVIVIHLMVVLAMIALVLLQRSEGGALGIGGGGGMMSGRSAGNLLTRSTAILAAAFFATSIGLTVLARLDTGPSDIFERLQNRPVAPATTTEPNAPAAPAQTSGDQPVTPPSAPSGAQDGPGVLDALKSLSNSPQPMQPTSPTTSGPQTPPAETPSEAPAETAPAETSPAQTAPSDASSAGDSTDSPAADAAPSGEAVPSDADAPTSQDAQSGSDNSTDSENPAQPLGGSAQ is encoded by the coding sequence ATGACTACTGTTGTGATCGTCATCCACCTGATGGTGGTTTTGGCCATGATCGCCCTTGTACTCCTGCAGCGCTCGGAAGGCGGTGCGCTCGGCATCGGCGGGGGCGGCGGCATGATGAGCGGGCGAAGCGCGGGCAATCTTCTGACGCGCTCGACCGCAATTCTGGCTGCGGCGTTCTTTGCGACTTCGATCGGGCTGACGGTCCTGGCGAGGCTCGATACCGGGCCGAGCGACATCTTCGAACGCTTGCAGAACCGTCCTGTCGCGCCCGCGACGACGACCGAGCCGAATGCGCCGGCAGCGCCTGCACAGACGTCCGGCGATCAGCCTGTGACGCCGCCGAGCGCGCCGAGCGGAGCGCAAGATGGGCCGGGCGTCCTCGACGCTCTGAAGAGCTTGTCGAACTCTCCGCAGCCGATGCAGCCGACGTCGCCCACGACGTCCGGCCCGCAGACGCCTCCGGCTGAAACGCCCTCTGAGGCGCCGGCCGAGACGGCACCGGCCGAGACCTCGCCCGCGCAGACTGCGCCCTCGGACGCTTCGTCGGCGGGCGACAGCACGGATAGCCCGGCGGCAGACGCCGCGCCTTCGGGCGAGGCTGTGCCATCCGATGCGGATGCCCCGACAAGCCAAGACGCGCAGTCGGGCTCTGACAATTCGACGGATTCGGAGAATCCGGCTCAGCCGCTCGGAGGCTCGGCCCAATAA